In Syntrophobacterales bacterium, a genomic segment contains:
- a CDS encoding class I SAM-dependent RNA methyltransferase, with the protein MAQCTIIATSTFGLESVVALELKALGYELLTLENGKVSFKGSERDIARCNIRLRTADRVLIKVAEFPAMDFEELFQGTMKVGWEEIIPLTGKMHIVGKSVKSQLFSVKDCQAIVKRAVVEAMKRKYRTEWFEESGPVYKIEISMLKDMATLTMDTSGPGLHKRGYRVDAGEAPLRETIAAALVMLSRWTPDRILVDPMCGSGTIAIEAALMGKNIAPGLKRSFISEEWPQMPKDIWEEAREEAQSQIKDMEFRILASDNDGEVLKKARANALQAGVADYVAFQKLPVEEFRSRKKYGCIVCNPPYGERLGESREIERLYRTMGNVFQGLDSWSFFMFAAHPYFQKFFGKRADKNRKIFNGGIKCYLYQYLGPLPKRHSYLTSSYPSEAEGSETT; encoded by the coding sequence ATGGCTCAATGCACAATAATTGCAACTTCAACATTCGGTCTTGAATCTGTGGTTGCCCTCGAATTGAAGGCCCTGGGATACGAGCTCTTGACTTTGGAGAACGGAAAGGTCTCATTCAAGGGAAGTGAGCGTGACATCGCCCGCTGCAATATCCGGCTCAGGACGGCGGACAGAGTGTTAATCAAAGTGGCGGAGTTCCCCGCGATGGATTTTGAGGAACTGTTCCAGGGTACTATGAAAGTGGGTTGGGAAGAGATTATTCCACTGACGGGTAAAATGCACATTGTGGGAAAATCGGTAAAGTCGCAGTTGTTCAGTGTCAAGGATTGCCAGGCCATCGTGAAAAGGGCGGTGGTGGAGGCGATGAAAAGGAAATACCGGACTGAATGGTTCGAAGAATCGGGTCCGGTGTACAAGATAGAGATATCCATGCTTAAGGATATGGCAACTCTGACCATGGATACATCAGGGCCTGGCCTCCATAAAAGGGGTTACAGGGTGGATGCGGGGGAGGCTCCACTTCGGGAGACCATTGCCGCTGCCCTTGTGATGCTGAGCCGCTGGACTCCGGACAGAATATTGGTTGACCCCATGTGTGGGTCAGGGACCATTGCCATAGAGGCTGCCCTTATGGGCAAAAATATCGCTCCTGGCCTCAAGCGATCATTTATCTCTGAAGAATGGCCGCAGATGCCGAAAGATATCTGGGAAGAGGCACGGGAAGAAGCGCAGAGCCAGATTAAAGATATGGAATTCAGAATTCTTGCTTCTGATAATGATGGAGAGGTTTTGAAAAAGGCCCGCGCCAATGCCCTTCAAGCCGGTGTTGCCGACTATGTGGCATTTCAAAAATTACCTGTGGAGGAATTTCGCTCCCGAAAGAAATATGGCTGTATTGTCTGTAATCCCCCTTACGGTGAACGGCTCGGAGAATCGAGAGAAATAGAACGGCTGTACAGAACGATGGGGAATGTATTTCAAGGGCTTGACAGTTGGTCTTTCTTCATGTTCGCCGCCCATCCCTATTTTCAAAAATTCTTCGGTAAAAGAGCCGACAAGAACAGAAAAATATTTAACGGTGGCATAAAGTGCTACCTCTATCAATATTTGGGACCTTTGCCTAAGAGGCACTCATATCTCACTTCCAGTTATCCGTCTGAGGCTGAGGGATCTGAAACGACATGA